The region CGACGGAAAGGCAGAGCCTTTCCGCTCATCGAGCGGCGAAGCCGCAGGAAACCACGCCTAAAGGCGTAACTCTGAACGCTTGTATAGCGGCGGTGGACGAATTGAAGGCGAGCCGTGTGTTGATCGATGCGCTTGAGGGTGAGAATCGTGCGCTCGACGAGCGTTTGGAGACGGAAAAACAGGCGATCGCTATTTTGAAAGAGTTAAACGAGACGCGGCGAAGCGAGAGTGAGGCTTTAAGGGCGACGGTTGCTGCCAAAAACGAAACGATCGCCGCAAAGGACAAGGTCATCGACTCGCAGGACAAGCTGGTCACGGCATTAAAAGGCAAAAAACGCTCGCCACTGGGACGCATCGGCGACATCCTGATCGGCGCGGCGATCTTTGCGGTATTGAAATAACAGGTGTCCGTAGCCCGCACGTGAGTAAGGGCTCTACTGTGTGGCAAGGAGCCCTTGTTTACACGCGGGCTACTGACACGAGCAGAGTCTAGAGGAACAACTATGAACAAGATAATCGACAAAGCAATAACAAACATTCGCCTCAACGCCGAGCGCTACGCAAAAGCCGGGCGGTATTACAACGGCCAGCATGACCTGTCGTTTGCCTCTGAGAAGTTTCAGAACACTTTTGGAAGCCTGTTTCGGGAGTTCGCATTGAATCTGTGCCCGGTGATCTGCGATGCGGTGCGGGACAAGCTGCGTGTGACGGGGTTTAGTGTGGAGGATACGGGCGGAAACGCGACCGTTAGGAAGCGTGCACGTGAAGGGGAAGGCACGCTCGTTCACACTCGCGTTTCCGCCCTGGTAGCGAGCCACGCTCGCCGCATTTGGCAGCAGAACCGGATGGGAACGCGGGTTGGTGAGATACATAAGGAAGCACTCATATATGGTGATGCATATATGATAGTTTGGCCCGATGAATACGGGGCGGCGACGTTTTATCCGAATAAGGCGGCGAATATAACGGTCGCGATGGATGAGGCTTCGCCGGGCTCCGTCGCATGGGCCGCGAAGGTCTGGCGGACAGCGGACAAGCATGTCAGGCTCAATCTTTTTTACCCGGACCGTATTGAGAAATTCATTTCGCGAAAAGAAGTGGAAGGCGGGTTGCCGGATGCGGACGGCTTCGCTCCGCTTACCGCAAGTTCAAACTTAAAAGTTCAAGGTTCAAAGTCCTCAATCGAAACTTGGAACCTTGAACTTGGAACATTGAACAGGGAACCGTGGACGGTTCCCAACCCTTACGGCATCGTTCCGGTGTTTCATTTTGCTAATAATGCGGATCTTGGCGCTTTGGGACGCAGCGAACTTGAATCGGCGATGCCGGTTCAGGATGGGTTGAACAAGTCGGTGCTGGACATGCTCGTGGCGATGGAGTTTGCGGCGTATCGGCAGCGTTGGGCGGCGGGCATTGAGATCAAGAT is a window of Chloracidobacterium sp. DNA encoding:
- a CDS encoding phage portal protein — its product is MNKIIDKAITNIRLNAERYAKAGRYYNGQHDLSFASEKFQNTFGSLFREFALNLCPVICDAVRDKLRVTGFSVEDTGGNATVRKRAREGEGTLVHTRVSALVASHARRIWQQNRMGTRVGEIHKEALIYGDAYMIVWPDEYGAATFYPNKAANITVAMDEASPGSVAWAAKVWRTADKHVRLNLFYPDRIEKFISRKEVEGGLPDADGFAPLTASSNLKVQGSKSSIETWNLELGTLNREPWTVPNPYGIVPVFHFANNADLGALGRSELESAMPVQDGLNKSVLDMLVAMEFAAYRQRWAAGIEIKIDENGKAIAPFKAGIDHIWISENPGARFGDFEATELEQFLKVKDSFRVDMASVTGTPLHYFLQHSGDFPSGASLKKAETRFLAKVRDRHESFGQVWADAMSFALMIEGKGSDTRLITEWEDPAPMAEREFLENILLKKQIGLPVEQALLEAGYGAADVKAMVKGSGVE